The following coding sequences lie in one Streptomyces sp. NBC_00510 genomic window:
- a CDS encoding antibiotic biosynthesis monooxygenase, producing the protein MSVVKINVLTVPAEQREVLEKRFASRAGAVESSDGFEWFELLRPVEGTDQYLVYTRWRSEEDFRTWMSGPMQAAHREGGEGGAERPRPAASGSTLWSFEVVQQAAPKQA; encoded by the coding sequence ATGAGCGTCGTCAAGATCAACGTACTGACCGTCCCGGCCGAGCAGCGCGAGGTCCTGGAGAAGCGGTTCGCCTCACGGGCGGGCGCCGTGGAGAGCTCGGACGGCTTCGAGTGGTTCGAGCTGCTGCGCCCGGTCGAGGGCACCGACCAGTACCTCGTCTACACGCGGTGGCGCAGCGAGGAGGACTTCCGCACGTGGATGTCCGGCCCGATGCAGGCCGCGCACCGCGAGGGCGGCGAGGGCGGTGCGGAGCGGCCCAGGCCGGCCGCCAGCGGGTCCACGCTGTGGTCCTTCGAGGTCGTCCAGCAGGCCGCGCCGAAGCAGGCCTGA
- a CDS encoding MFS transporter — protein MADGPAEVTDKRSVYVAIGALALGLLLAALDQTIVSTALPTIVSDLGGLKHLSWVVTAYLLASTAATPLWGKLGDMYGRKKLFQSVIVIFLIGSALCGLSRSMGELIAFRALQGLGGGGLIVLSMAIVGDIVPPRDRGRYQGVFGAVFGASSVLGPLLGGLFVDTLSWRWVFYVNLPLGIVALAVIATVLHIPVRRTTHRIDYGGMVLVAAAATCLVLMTSLGGTTWAWGSWQVVGLAVLGVLLVAAFVLVERRAEEPVLPLRLFRIRTFWMCSVISFVVGFAMFGSLTFLPTFLQVVHGYSPTWSGVHMIPMVVGMLVASTASGQIVSRTGHYKVFPIAGTAVTIVGLVLLHRLDETTEVWALSLFLLVFGLGLGLVMQVLILAVQNAVGYADLGAATSGATFFRSIGAAFGVSIFGTIFSTNLAREITAALAGLTLPPGFDPAMIQSDPRGVRQLPPSLRDPVLHAYSTAITGVFLWAVPVCALAFVLAWFLKEQPLRRTLTVPDASETIGTNPVDRSSLDEIARGLSVLGSREARRDLYVRITALTGLGLRPASAWLLLYIARTGSADPVDLALQTTVPYTVIEGAAFEVEEHRYAVRRGNPLYLTDRGQEVVALLTEARRKVLAELLGDWNPERHADLAALLTRLTTELCGQDQDRPGPHRPAA, from the coding sequence GCTCGCCGCCCTCGACCAGACGATCGTCTCCACCGCGCTGCCGACGATCGTCAGCGACCTCGGCGGGCTGAAGCACCTCTCCTGGGTGGTCACCGCCTACCTGCTGGCCTCCACCGCCGCCACCCCGCTGTGGGGCAAGCTCGGCGACATGTACGGACGGAAGAAGCTCTTCCAGTCCGTCATCGTGATCTTCCTGATCGGCTCGGCGCTGTGCGGCCTCTCCCGGAGCATGGGCGAGCTCATCGCCTTCCGCGCGCTGCAGGGCCTGGGCGGCGGCGGCCTGATCGTCCTGTCGATGGCGATCGTGGGCGACATCGTGCCGCCGCGCGACCGAGGGCGCTACCAGGGGGTGTTCGGGGCGGTCTTCGGTGCGAGCAGCGTGCTCGGGCCGCTGCTGGGCGGGCTGTTCGTGGACACCCTCAGCTGGCGCTGGGTGTTCTACGTCAACCTGCCGCTGGGCATCGTCGCGCTCGCCGTGATCGCGACCGTGCTCCACATCCCGGTGCGGCGGACCACGCACCGCATCGACTACGGGGGCATGGTGCTGGTGGCGGCCGCGGCGACCTGCCTGGTGCTGATGACCTCGCTGGGCGGTACGACCTGGGCCTGGGGCTCCTGGCAGGTCGTCGGGCTCGCGGTGCTCGGCGTGCTGCTGGTCGCGGCCTTCGTCCTGGTCGAGCGGCGGGCCGAGGAACCGGTGCTGCCGTTGCGGCTGTTCCGCATCCGCACCTTCTGGATGTGCTCGGTGATCTCCTTCGTCGTCGGCTTCGCCATGTTCGGCTCGCTGACCTTCCTGCCGACCTTCCTCCAGGTCGTGCACGGCTACTCGCCGACCTGGTCCGGCGTGCACATGATCCCGATGGTGGTGGGCATGCTGGTGGCCTCCACCGCCTCCGGCCAGATCGTCTCCCGCACCGGCCACTACAAGGTCTTCCCGATCGCCGGGACCGCCGTCACGATCGTCGGGCTGGTCCTGCTGCACCGGCTCGACGAGACCACCGAGGTCTGGGCGCTGAGCCTGTTCCTGCTCGTCTTCGGCCTCGGGCTCGGCCTGGTCATGCAGGTGCTGATCCTCGCCGTGCAGAACGCCGTCGGCTACGCCGACCTTGGCGCGGCCACCTCCGGCGCCACCTTCTTCCGCTCCATCGGGGCGGCCTTCGGCGTCTCCATCTTCGGCACCATCTTCTCGACCAACCTCGCCCGCGAGATCACCGCCGCCCTCGCCGGGCTCACCCTGCCGCCCGGCTTCGACCCAGCGATGATCCAGTCCGATCCGCGCGGCGTGCGGCAGCTCCCGCCGTCCCTGCGCGACCCGGTGCTGCACGCGTACTCCACCGCCATCACCGGCGTCTTCCTGTGGGCGGTGCCGGTGTGCGCGCTGGCCTTCGTCCTGGCCTGGTTCCTGAAGGAGCAGCCGCTGCGGCGCACGCTCACCGTGCCCGACGCGAGCGAGACGATCGGCACCAACCCCGTGGACCGCTCCTCCCTCGACGAGATCGCCCGCGGCCTGAGCGTCCTCGGCAGCCGGGAGGCCCGCCGCGACCTGTACGTACGGATCACCGCGCTGACCGGCCTCGGCCTCCGGCCCGCCTCCGCCTGGCTGCTGCTGTACATCGCCCGCACCGGCTCCGCCGACCCCGTCGACCTCGCCCTGCAGACCACGGTGCCGTACACGGTCATCGAGGGCGCCGCCTTCGAGGTCGAGGAACACCGCTACGCCGTCCGCCGGGGCAACCCGCTGTACCTCACCGACCGCGGCCAGGAGGTCGTGGCCCTGCTCACCGAGGCCCGCCGCAAGGTGCTGGCCGAACTCCTGGGCGACTGGAACCCCGAACGCCACGCCGACCTGGCCGCCCTGCTCACCCGTCTGACCACCGAACTCTGCGGCCAGGACCAGGACCGCCCCGGCCCCCACCGCCCCGCGGCGTGA
- a CDS encoding VTT domain-containing protein → MFIGAGSLFDSPWIYALVAASIVLDVFLPVMPSGVLLISAATAGTAAGGNDILDVLALLLCAAVASTLGDLAAYRLAWRGGEWIDQHVAHSRRLSTAQEILGAVLSRGGGALVVLARFAPAGRSVVSLTAGAAHRRIREFLPWSALAGLAWAAYSVGLGYAGGQWLGAGWLGTATSAVALVGSGSLAAYVFRRERRAQTVVPVTLPAQAAATPERATVAEAR, encoded by the coding sequence GTGTTCATCGGAGCAGGTTCCCTGTTCGATTCACCGTGGATCTACGCCCTGGTAGCCGCCTCCATCGTGCTCGACGTCTTCCTGCCGGTGATGCCGAGCGGCGTCCTGCTGATCTCGGCGGCCACGGCCGGCACCGCCGCCGGCGGCAACGACATCCTCGACGTGCTCGCCCTGCTGCTCTGCGCGGCCGTCGCCTCCACCCTGGGCGACCTGGCCGCCTACCGCCTCGCCTGGCGCGGCGGCGAGTGGATCGACCAGCACGTGGCGCACTCGCGCCGGCTCTCCACCGCCCAGGAGATCCTGGGTGCCGTCCTGTCCCGCGGCGGTGGCGCGCTCGTCGTGCTCGCCCGCTTCGCCCCGGCCGGCCGCTCCGTCGTCAGCCTCACGGCCGGCGCCGCGCACCGCCGCATCCGCGAGTTCCTGCCCTGGTCGGCGCTGGCCGGCCTGGCCTGGGCCGCGTACAGCGTGGGCCTGGGCTACGCGGGCGGCCAGTGGCTCGGCGCCGGCTGGCTCGGCACCGCCACCTCCGCCGTCGCGCTGGTCGGCTCCGGCTCCCTCGCCGCGTACGTCTTCCGCCGGGAGCGCCGCGCCCAGACGGTCGTCCCGGTGACGCTGCCCGCGCAGGCCGCGGCCACGCCCGAACGGGCCACCGTCGCCGAGGCCCGCTGA
- a CDS encoding DUF4097 domain-containing protein produces the protein MTKSTRTLRTLAAAAGVVALIGTASACANASDDSEPERKSFALDGNELTIDSSDSKVVVKPADVDEIRVTRWFDGWAVFGDTPKATWSMHGHTLTFRTKCQGAVQDCSVRHEVLVPRGVRLTVVNGDGSVEASGFSTPLELTTGDGSVVVRNVTGPLRLSSGDGRIDAGGIRSREVSAHTSDGSVKLAFDKVPDLVEATTGDGRVSVVLPHQSYKVSARSGDGHVSVDVPRDDTSGHVVTVRTGDGSVSVTEAGR, from the coding sequence ATGACGAAGAGCACCCGCACGTTGAGGACCCTCGCCGCCGCCGCGGGCGTCGTGGCGCTGATCGGTACGGCGTCCGCCTGCGCGAACGCCTCCGACGACAGCGAGCCGGAGCGCAAGAGCTTCGCGCTCGACGGGAACGAACTGACCATCGACTCCTCCGACAGCAAGGTCGTGGTGAAACCGGCCGACGTGGACGAGATCCGGGTCACCCGGTGGTTCGACGGCTGGGCCGTGTTCGGCGACACGCCGAAGGCCACCTGGTCGATGCACGGGCACACCCTGACCTTCCGCACCAAGTGCCAGGGCGCCGTGCAGGACTGCTCGGTGCGCCACGAGGTGCTGGTGCCGCGCGGGGTCCGCCTGACGGTGGTCAACGGCGACGGCAGCGTGGAGGCGAGCGGCTTCAGCACCCCGCTGGAGCTCACCACGGGCGACGGCTCGGTGGTCGTCCGAAACGTGACCGGCCCGCTCCGGCTCTCCAGCGGCGACGGCCGGATCGACGCCGGCGGCATCCGCTCCCGCGAGGTCAGCGCCCACACCTCGGACGGCTCGGTGAAGCTGGCCTTCGACAAGGTGCCCGACCTCGTCGAGGCGACGACCGGCGACGGACGGGTCAGCGTCGTGCTGCCCCACCAGAGCTACAAGGTCTCCGCACGCTCCGGCGACGGGCACGTCAGCGTGGACGTCCCCCGCGACGACACCAGCGGCCACGTCGTGACGGTCCGTACGGGCGACGGCTCGGTGAGCGTCACGGAAGCCGGCCGCTGA
- a CDS encoding DUF2087 domain-containing protein, with translation MSESGAHAVSALFSQGRLTVIPRRAARREQLLRHLTETLFRPGREYHEREVNEALRTVHDDCAALRRYLVEGGWLERSADGTAYRRTR, from the coding sequence GTGTCCGAGAGCGGTGCGCATGCGGTGTCGGCCCTGTTCTCGCAGGGGCGGCTCACGGTCATCCCGCGCCGGGCGGCGCGGCGCGAGCAGTTGCTGCGGCATCTGACCGAGACCCTCTTCCGGCCGGGGCGGGAGTACCACGAGCGCGAGGTCAACGAGGCGCTGCGCACGGTGCACGACGACTGCGCGGCCCTCCGCCGCTACCTGGTGGAAGGCGGCTGGCTGGAGCGGTCGGCGGACGGTACCGCGTACCGCAGGACGCGCTGA
- a CDS encoding family 2B encapsulin nanocompartment shell protein, whose protein sequence is MTVEPGVASEAATGNGQSQRSLGTAAARNLATTTKSAPQMQGITSRWLLRVLPWVEAAGGAYRVNRRLSYSVGDGRVDFVQTGSEVRVIPAELGELPLLRGFTDDAVLTTLAGQFEQREFTAGETLVAAGQPADHVFLVAHGRIDKLAPAKWDGQGVIGSIADGDHFGSEGLAGPDSTWDYTARAATAVTVLALPRQAFQAVMQQADGLREHVAGFVTGTQQAQNKYGEKAIELASGHVGEPDLPGTFVDYDLSPREYELSVAQTVLKVHTRVADLYNQPYNQVEQQVKLTVEALRERQEHELLNNREFGLLHNADYRQRITTHSGPPTPDDLDELISRRRNAQYLLAHPRAIAAIGREFNSRGLVPHTIDFHGHHVPSWRGIPILPCNKIPISRENTTSILVMRTGEDNQGVIGLHQTGIPDEYEPGLSVRFMGIDEKAIISYLVSTYYSAAVLVPDALGVLENVEIARPGA, encoded by the coding sequence ATGACGGTTGAGCCGGGTGTCGCGTCGGAGGCGGCGACGGGGAACGGCCAGTCTCAGCGGAGTCTGGGCACCGCTGCCGCGCGGAATTTGGCGACGACCACCAAATCCGCGCCGCAGATGCAGGGAATCACATCGCGGTGGCTGCTGCGGGTGCTGCCGTGGGTCGAGGCCGCCGGCGGCGCCTACCGGGTCAACCGGAGGCTCAGCTACTCGGTGGGCGACGGAAGGGTGGACTTCGTCCAGACCGGCTCCGAGGTCCGGGTGATCCCGGCGGAGCTCGGCGAACTGCCACTGCTGCGCGGGTTCACCGACGACGCGGTGCTGACCACGCTCGCCGGGCAGTTCGAGCAACGGGAGTTCACGGCCGGCGAGACGCTCGTGGCCGCCGGGCAGCCGGCCGACCACGTCTTCCTCGTCGCCCACGGCAGGATCGACAAGCTGGCCCCGGCCAAGTGGGACGGCCAGGGCGTGATCGGCAGCATCGCCGACGGCGACCACTTCGGCTCCGAAGGGCTGGCCGGCCCCGACAGCACCTGGGACTACACCGCCAGGGCGGCCACCGCCGTCACCGTGCTCGCCCTGCCGCGCCAGGCCTTCCAGGCCGTCATGCAGCAGGCCGACGGGCTGCGCGAGCACGTCGCGGGCTTCGTCACCGGCACCCAGCAGGCGCAGAACAAGTACGGCGAGAAGGCCATCGAACTGGCCTCGGGCCACGTCGGGGAACCGGACCTGCCCGGCACCTTCGTGGACTACGACCTCTCCCCGCGCGAGTACGAACTGAGCGTCGCCCAGACCGTGCTGAAGGTCCACACCCGCGTCGCCGACCTGTACAACCAGCCCTACAACCAGGTCGAGCAGCAGGTGAAGCTGACCGTCGAGGCACTGCGCGAACGACAGGAGCACGAACTGCTCAACAACCGGGAGTTCGGCCTGCTGCACAACGCCGACTACCGGCAGCGCATCACCACGCACTCCGGACCGCCCACCCCCGACGACCTCGACGAACTGATCAGCCGGCGCCGCAACGCCCAGTACCTGCTGGCCCATCCGCGGGCCATCGCGGCCATCGGAAGGGAATTCAACAGCCGCGGCCTGGTGCCGCACACCATCGATTTCCACGGCCACCACGTGCCGTCGTGGCGCGGAATCCCGATCCTCCCCTGCAACAAGATCCCGATTTCCCGGGAGAACACCACCTCGATCCTGGTGATGCGCACCGGCGAGGACAACCAGGGCGTGATCGGCCTGCACCAGACGGGAATTCCGGACGAGTACGAGCCGGGCCTGTCGGTGCGTTTCATGGGGATCGACGAGAAGGCGATCATCTCCTATCTCGTCAGCACCTACTATTCGGCGGCCGTCCTCGTCCCCGACGCCCTCGGCGTCCTGGAGAACGTGGAGATCGCGCGTCCCGGAGCCTAG